From bacterium:
TCTCGGGTGGATTTCATTTGTCTGCATTAATGTCGGATTAATTTGCCGAGTGGTAGGTGAGCCCCTGGTCTTTTTAGATCCCGTAAGTGAGTGGCGATGGATCCTTATTGCTTCGGCTATATTGCAGTGGATCGGCGGCATGTTATACGTTATTCATATTTGGCAGCGTGTAAAAGGAAAACAAATTCCAGCGACAAACGTCATTCGTGTTTTATAAGGTTGTAAGTTATGCCGACTCTTAGCGTGTGGTTGATACAATGTTCACTGGCTTATTTGGGACTTGGGTTTACGATTGGAGCTTTGATATTATTCAACAAAGCCATACATGTAATTCCCTTTGTGTGGAGCCTGTTACAGATGCATATCGAGTTTTTGTTGCTTGGCTTTATTCTGCAGTTGACGATGGGTGTCGCGTTTTGGATATTTCCAAGGCTTCAGACCACGTCAGATCGGGGAGACGTAAGAAAGGCTGCTATGGCCTTTGTTTTTCTCAATGCAGGTATATGGATATGCTCTATCGCTCCGTTTATTTCCATTTCCTACATTCTATTGATTGGCCGCGTTTGTCAGACAGCAGCTGTGATACTTTTTATCCTCAATCTCTGGCCGCGCGTCTATGCATTTGGTAAGTATTAGAAAGTCTCAACAATGGTAGTCTCAATCTTTTGAAACCGATACGCCGCTCTTAAGAATATTCTCAATCCCGTCTTTCACATTATATACTTTTGTGAATCCGAGATTGGTCATTATCGACGAGGCTTTGGAACTTCGATTTCCGGATCGGCAGTAGATATAATATGTTTTCTCCTTGTCCAGCCCTCTTATCTTATCTTCAAAATCGGCCTGCATGATGTCGATCGAGACCGATTGAGCCACATGGCCGCTTTTGTATTCGCCGGGTGTCCGGACATCCAAAACAATTCCTGAATCTTTCTGAAGCATCTCTGCAAATTCCACGGCATTGATGGATTTGTATCCTGCTGGTTGCTGGGCGCAGCTGACGGCGGCAAAAATCAAAAAACCAATGCATATCGCCAAAACGTTCTTGTAATAGCGATATACGCCTTGTATGAAATAATGTATTAATGTTACCAACGAAGAATTCCTCCGGATAAATTGACAACATTAAATCCCTGTGCTTGTAGAAATTTGCAGGCGCTCATACTTCTGTTGCCGCTACGGCAGTAAACCACAATTTCTTTTGTACGATGCTTTTCAAGTTCGGCCACTCTGCGTTGGAGTTCGCCCAACGGTATTAACGTAGAACCAGGAATATTCTGTGATTTGTGTTCAAACACCTCCCGAACGTCGAGCAAAACGGGTTTTTCATTCTTAATGCGTAAACGCAATTGGTCGGCATCCACTTGCGGGATAGTTTGCGAACTGAATAGTCCAAAAAGACTCATAACAAAGAATTCCTTTCTAATTAGCTATTTTTGTAGAAACGTGACGCTCCAGATTCCGCGCAGATCTTCCATAGAGTGGCCAACTGCATTATCGTTGGGATATAGTTTCTTAATTATATCATAATCGGCCGATGTAATGTCCGTTCCAATGTCGCCGTGGCAATTTAAACATAGCGGAGTCGTAATTTGAATCGGCATATAAAAGACAACGTCGCCATTAGCCTTACGGCGCACGGCCGGTTTGAGATGCTTTTCGGCGGTTTTTAGTTCGGCATACTCTTTCAGAACTATTTCCTCATCGTTGTCGGCTTTGTTATCCACGTTTCTGGTCCAAATGGTAGCCCGTTTTATTCGCACATTATATTTGTCTGAGAGCGAATCGACCAGCGGATAGGCGTGGAGATTGCAATAAGTGACAGCTTCAGAAACGCCGCCGCGCGCTAAGGCCTGCGACAGTTGCCCCGATAAAACCTCAAAAGTAGTCTTTACGATCTTTTTTCCATTTTCAGTATATTGCCGGGATTCTGTTTCCGTCAAAGGTTTTTTATTGTTTTGAGTGGTACATCCGTTAAGTACCAGCATTGCGGCAATGGAATAAAAAACCAAATGTCTCATGATATTAACTTGATTACAGATTAAATTATAAAAACCGAAAAATAAATGTTTTACATCTATGATATCTATTTAATGATAGTAACAAATCTTATGTCCAAATGCCATAGACTTACTATGGTAAATCAGAGACGGCTTTTTTTCTTTTAAAAACGAGCTTATTCAAAATATCTTCCATCAGACACCATTTGGTGAACGAGGATTGAAGAAGATTGAGGCCCACAAACGCTGTAAACCAGTACCATTGGGCATTTACATAATACCCCAAAACCAAGCTCAGTAAAATAAATGTTCCGGCTATTGCGCGGATGGTTCTCTCTAACATAAAGCGTCCTTTCATAGTCTTTAGTTTTAATGTTTAATCAGTTTTATACTGCGTTCTCCACGGCCAATTGAAAAGCGCGGATTGGATTGAGTAACTTATTTTCCTTTGAATAATTCTCAATAGCAGACAATAGTTCTTGTGCCTTATCCGCAGCCACAAATGCAAATATCAGGTGAGAATAGATGGTAAGATGGCGATGCACAAACCAATCATCCTGTTCGTGCTGTTCCTGATGTAGCTTGAATCCTTGAATTGGTGCCTCACTATAAACCGGCACCTTGTGAGTAATAAATAGTTTCCGTAAATGGTCTGCGTATTCTTCAATACTCATGACAACAATTAGTTTCATAAGTCACCTTTATTAAAAAAATTAATGATTAGTTAATTCCGTTTTAACGGCCTTGCCGTTACCCTTGTTATTATCTTGCTGTAGTTCTTCTGGTGATGCAGAAGTAAGTTCGTATTTTTTACGTTCCGTCATGTAATAGATCAAAGGAACAATGACCAGTGTCAACGCGGTTGAAGCAATGGACCCTCCAACCAAAGAGATAGCCAGCCCCTGAAAGATCGGATCGAATAAGATGACAAAAGCGCCAATAACCACTGCGCCTGAAGTTAATAGAATCGGCGTTGTACGCACTGCCCCGGATTCAATGATCGCGTGTTTCAGCGGAATACCTTCGGCCAGGCGAATGTCTATAAAATCGATAAGTAAAACCGAATTACGAACCATGATTCCGGCTAGTGCGATCATACCGATCATAGACGTAGCTGTGAAAAACGCGCCAAAGATCCAATGACCGATCAAAATCCCGATCAATGACAGCGGAATCGCAACCATCATGACCAGCGGAACTTTAAATGACTGAAACCAACCGATGATCAGCAGATAAATGATAGCCAAAACGACGGCGAAGGCCGCTCCAAGATCTCTGAACACTTCGAAAGTTATGTGCCACTCTCCATCCCACTTCATGGAGATGCGCTCCACCATAAAAGGCTGTTTGGTAAATAGTTGGTCTATCGCATAGCCTTCAGGCAGTTTTAAATTTGCAATACGTTTTTCCATATCCATAATTGCATAAACCGGGCTTTCCAATTTACCCGCAACATCGGCTGTTACGTAAACCACGCGCTGCTGATTTTTTCTGTAAATGGTCTTGTCCTGAAGTTTCTGCGTAACGGTTACGAGTTCTGAAATGGGAACCATCGCGCCGCTCATGGAACGGATCTGAATGTCTTTCAAGTTACGTACACTTGAACGCTCCTTCTCTGCCAGTTTTAATTGAATAGCAACCGGTTCATGCTCCTTCGGTTTATAAAGCGTTGCTGCGTTCATTCCGTTCAAGCCGATGCCGAGCGCTTGAACTATTTGCTGCGAATTGACGCCGGAGAGCATGGCTTTTTCTTTGTTGATCTCGAATTTGTATTCAGTCTGATCGTCTTCTACGAACCAGTCGACGTCGACTACGCTTTCTGTGGCCTCAAAGATCGAACGAATCTGTTTTGCAATATCAATCTGCCGTTGATAATCCGGGCCGTATATTTCTGCAACCATGGTTGAAAGGACGGGCGGGCCGGGAG
This genomic window contains:
- a CDS encoding DUF2892 domain-containing protein, which encodes MLERTIRAIAGTFILLSLVLGYYVNAQWYWFTAFVGLNLLQSSFTKWCLMEDILNKLVFKRKKAVSDLP
- a CDS encoding rhodanese-like domain-containing protein, with protein sequence MLQKDSGIVLDVRTPGEYKSGHVAQSVSIDIMQADFEDKIRGLDKEKTYYIYCRSGNRSSKASSIMTNLGFTKVYNVKDGIENILKSGVSVSKD
- a CDS encoding efflux RND transporter permease subunit, with the translated sequence PGPPVLSTMVAEIYGPDYQRQIDIAKQIRSIFEATESVVDVDWFVEDDQTEYKFEINKEKAMLSGVNSQQIVQALGIGLNGMNAATLYKPKEHEPVAIQLKLAEKERSSVRNLKDIQIRSMSGAMVPISELVTVTQKLQDKTIYRKNQQRVVYVTADVAGKLESPVYAIMDMEKRIANLKLPEGYAIDQLFTKQPFMVERISMKWDGEWHITFEVFRDLGAAFAVVLAIIYLLIIGWFQSFKVPLVMMVAIPLSLIGILIGHWIFGAFFTATSMIGMIALAGIMVRNSVLLIDFIDIRLAEGIPLKHAIIESGAVRTTPILLTSGAVVIGAFVILFDPIFQGLAISLVGGSIASTALTLVIVPLIYYMTERKKYELTSASPEELQQDNNKGNGKAVKTELTNH
- a CDS encoding DUF3365 domain-containing protein — its product is MRHLVFYSIAAMLVLNGCTTQNNKKPLTETESRQYTENGKKIVKTTFEVLSGQLSQALARGGVSEAVTYCNLHAYPLVDSLSDKYNVRIKRATIWTRNVDNKADNDEEIVLKEYAELKTAEKHLKPAVRRKANGDVVFYMPIQITTPLCLNCHGDIGTDITSADYDIIKKLYPNDNAVGHSMEDLRGIWSVTFLQK
- a CDS encoding rhodanese-like domain-containing protein; the protein is MSLFGLFSSQTIPQVDADQLRLRIKNEKPVLLDVREVFEHKSQNIPGSTLIPLGELQRRVAELEKHRTKEIVVYCRSGNRSMSACKFLQAQGFNVVNLSGGILRW